Proteins encoded by one window of Arachis ipaensis cultivar K30076 chromosome B04, Araip1.1, whole genome shotgun sequence:
- the LOC107635570 gene encoding F-box/kelch-repeat protein At3g06240-like isoform X6 — MEKKNQNDKSKSIHDILPLDLIHIILLRVPIRHLARLRCVSKLWCSLISDPDFVELHFHHSPAATNACFFMKTDIVADLVYIDDNDASQKEVCPPFQKKPPSYFVVVGSCRGFILLHRHPHFLVVWNPLTGSSKRISYSHIVHRSKPPGYGRIAYRVYLHGFGYDASQDDYLLLVAWSDCKGQYHLYCFSLRTNSWINIDAAVPNRLGFLCWHSGGLFFNGAVHWVPFDLRDYRDAIIIFDLMEMTFSTISAPEQLSSSYTSLALLGGCLSLYSCKDDCYNTDIWVMKEYKVHSSWTLYQIPCKYFRPLCLSSNKDIIGRGYTSCGKTGYFIYNVRGDLLKHFKDLCCQHPRRKPIIVYTESLLPLPSDIKDKDNKNKMKKEIRHQVDHEYFEQPDVAKG, encoded by the coding sequence ATGGAAAAGAAGAATCAGAATGACAAGAGCAAGAGTATTCACGACATCCTCCCTCTTGACCTGATTCACATAATCCTTTTGCGGGTGCCGATCAGACATCTCGCTCGCCTCAGGTGTGTTTCCAAGCTCTGGTGCTCTCTCATTTCTGATCCTGACTTTGTGGAATTGCATTTTCACCACTCTCCGGCTGCCACCAACGCATGCTTTTTCATGAAAACCGACATTGTGGCTGACTTGGTTTACATAGACGACAATGATGCATCACAAAAAGAGGTGTGTCCCCCTTTCCAGAAGAAACCACCTTCTTATTTTGTGGTCGTGGGATCCTGCAGAGGCTTTATTCTCTTACATCGACACCCACATTTTCTTGTGGTATGGAACCCACTCACTGGATCCAGCAAAAGAATATCCTACTCTCATATTGTTCATCGTAGTAAACCCCCTGGCTATGGCAGGATTGCCTACCGTGTGTATCTGCATGGATTTGGTTATGATGCATCACAGGATGATTACTTACTTCTTGTAGCTTGGAGCGATTGCAAAGGACAATATCATTTGTATTGCTTTTCCTTGAGAACCAATTCATGGATTAATATTGATGCTGCAGTCCCCAATCGCTTGGGTTTTCTTTGCTGGCATTCTGGTGGGTTGTTCTTTAATGGCGCTGTTCATTGGGTGCCTTTCGATCTTAGAGATTACAGGGATGCTATTATTATCTTTGATCTCATGGAAATGACTTTTTCAACTATATCTGCGCCGGAACAACTGTCAAGCTCCTATACAAGTCTTGCCCTACTCGGAGGCTGCCTATCCTTGTATTCTTGCAAGGATGATTGCTATAACACTGACATATGGGTGATGAAAGAATATAAAGTGCACTCATCTTGGACTCTCTATCAGATTCCTTGCAAGTACTTCCGGCCTCTGTGCTTATCTAGTAATAAGGATATTATTGGAAGAGGTTATACTTCATGTGGTAAAACAGGGTACTTCATATATAATGTGAGAGGAGACCTGCTCAAGCATTTTAAAGATCTGTGTTGTCAGCATCCCAGACGTAAACCCATTATTGTGTATACAGAGAGTCTCTTGCCACTCCCTAGTGACATTAAGGATAAGGATAACAAGAACAAGATGAAGAAGGAAATCC